From Toxorhynchites rutilus septentrionalis strain SRP chromosome 2, ASM2978413v1, whole genome shotgun sequence, a single genomic window includes:
- the LOC129764379 gene encoding vanin-like protein 1 isoform X2, giving the protein MKIREVLLCISFYILHSEQSKSYDNHYWAGVVEFSSKEAWSNPAASHNNTMSNLEKYKEIIGSPDAYPVDIMVFPEGTLNSIHTASFVPNPEDNIFACNDPEYEPVVRELSCHARSHQKYLVVNLIEKAPCPEPDDQRPCAKGGLYRFNTNVIFDRRGVVIARYRKFNLFSEPGINTTVKPEIVKFHTDFGVTFGTFICFDLMFEKPALKLVQSGVTDIIFPTMWFSELPFLTAVQIQQGWAYENNVNLLAAGASYPQVGSTGTGVYAGRRGRIVSIMSHTADIQLFVGKVPKIDATDEVVMRQPVNKNTPEEMTSLNLKRDQIDGYETSSLPLTSNDEYTKKLCQKDLCCEFTLNYTVILPTDPDAQYYSYRLAVHDGNRTFDGHADGIITTCSVLACTGERLATCGIRFSNSSPVKNAVQFNSIAISGDFPGGKDVFLVPSNLDTSILPLEVTEFDYRHRLSDSHNYVQYNLTNPRSDLLTFAIWGRKFVQSDAGARWANGMDEQHSEL; this is encoded by the exons atgaagatAAGAGAAGTGCTGCTTTGTATCTCGTTTTACATCTTGCACAGCGAACAG TCTAAGTCCTATGATAACCACTATTGGGCCGGTGTGGTAGAGTTCAGCTCTAAGGAAGCATGGAGCAACCCTGCGGCGTCTCACAACAATACTATGAGCAACCTGGAGAAATATAAAGAAATCATCGGATCACCTGACGCGTACCCCGTAGATATTATGGTCTTCCCAGAGGGTACCCTGAATTCGATACACACAGCTTCGTTTGTACCCAATCCAGAGGACAATATTTTCGCTTGTAACGATCCTGAATATGAACCGGTAGTTCGTGAACTTTCATGTCATGCTCGGTCGCaccaaaaatatttggtcgtaAATCTTATTGAGAAGGCTCCATGTCCAGAACCTGACGACCAGAGGCCTTGCGCGAAGGGTGGCCTGTACCGATTCAACACGAACGTGATATTTGATCGAAGAGGAGTGGTCATTGCACGATATCGCAAGTTTAACCTCTTCTCGGAACCAGGCATCAACACGACGGTCAAACCAGAAATAGTTAAGTTCCACACCGACTTTGGTGTAACTTTCGGAACGTTCATCTGCTTCGATCTGATGTTCGAAAAACCGGCACTGAAATTGGTGCAGTCGGGCGTGACCGACATCATCTTCCCAACGATGTGGTTTTCCGAATTACCGTTCCTGACGGCCGTCCAAATACAACAGGGCTGGGCGTATGAAAACAACGTCAATCTCTTGGCAGCAGGCGCTAGCTATCCGCAAGTTGGCAGTACCGGTACGGGAGTGTATGCCGGCAGACGTGGACGAATCGTTTCCATCATGAGTCACACTGCGGATAT ACAGCTATTTGTGGGTAAAGTTCCTAAGATTGATGCGACGGACGAAGTCGTGATGCGACAACCCGTCAACAAAAACACCCCAGAAGAGATGACCAGTCTCAACCTGAAACGTGATCAAATTGATGGCTACGAAACTAGCAGCCTTCCCCTCACTAGTAATGATGAATATACCAAAAAGCTTTGTCAGAAGGATTTATGCTGCGAATTCACCCTAAATTACACTGTTATCCTACCGACAGATCCTGACGCG CAATACTACAGCTACAGACTGGCAGTGCACGATGGTAATCGTACCTTCGATGGACATGCCGATGGAATCATCACGACCTGTAGCGTTTTGGCATGCACCGGAGAACGGCTCGCAACCTGCGGGATACGGTTCTCCAACAGCTCCCCAGTTAAAAACGCGGTCCAGTTCAACTCAATCGCAATCAGCGGAGACTTCCCCGGGGGTAAAGATGTATTCCTGGTTCCATCCAATCTTGACACCAGTATCCTACCATTGGAAGTGACCGAGTTCGATTATAGGCATCGGCTATC TGATTCACACAACTACGTCCAATACAATCTTACGAATCCACGATCCGACCTGTTGACGTTCGCCATCTGGGGTCGGAAATTCGTGCAAAGCGATGCCGGAGCTAGATGGGCTAATGGCAT GGACGAGCAGCACAGCGAGCTGTAG
- the LOC129764379 gene encoding vanin-like protein 1 isoform X1 encodes MKIREVLLCISFYILHSEQSKSYDNHYWAGVVEFSSKEAWSNPAASHNNTMSNLEKYKEIIGSPDAYPVDIMVFPEGTLNSIHTASFVPNPEDNIFACNDPEYEPVVRELSCHARSHQKYLVVNLIEKAPCPEPDDQRPCAKGGLYRFNTNVIFDRRGVVIARYRKFNLFSEPGINTTVKPEIVKFHTDFGVTFGTFICFDLMFEKPALKLVQSGVTDIIFPTMWFSELPFLTAVQIQQGWAYENNVNLLAAGASYPQVGSTGTGVYAGRRGRIVSIMSHTADIQLFVGKVPKIDATDEVVMRQPVNKNTPEEMTSLNLKRDQIDGYETSSLPLTSNDEYTKKLCQKDLCCEFTLNYTVILPTDPDAQYYSYRLAVHDGNRTFDGHADGIITTCSVLACTGERLATCGIRFSNSSPVKNAVQFNSIAISGDFPGGKDVFLVPSNLDTSILPLEVTEFDYRHRLSDSHNYVQYNLTNPRSDLLTFAIWGRKFVQSDAGARWANGMLVMFATIFTVLARWI; translated from the exons atgaagatAAGAGAAGTGCTGCTTTGTATCTCGTTTTACATCTTGCACAGCGAACAG TCTAAGTCCTATGATAACCACTATTGGGCCGGTGTGGTAGAGTTCAGCTCTAAGGAAGCATGGAGCAACCCTGCGGCGTCTCACAACAATACTATGAGCAACCTGGAGAAATATAAAGAAATCATCGGATCACCTGACGCGTACCCCGTAGATATTATGGTCTTCCCAGAGGGTACCCTGAATTCGATACACACAGCTTCGTTTGTACCCAATCCAGAGGACAATATTTTCGCTTGTAACGATCCTGAATATGAACCGGTAGTTCGTGAACTTTCATGTCATGCTCGGTCGCaccaaaaatatttggtcgtaAATCTTATTGAGAAGGCTCCATGTCCAGAACCTGACGACCAGAGGCCTTGCGCGAAGGGTGGCCTGTACCGATTCAACACGAACGTGATATTTGATCGAAGAGGAGTGGTCATTGCACGATATCGCAAGTTTAACCTCTTCTCGGAACCAGGCATCAACACGACGGTCAAACCAGAAATAGTTAAGTTCCACACCGACTTTGGTGTAACTTTCGGAACGTTCATCTGCTTCGATCTGATGTTCGAAAAACCGGCACTGAAATTGGTGCAGTCGGGCGTGACCGACATCATCTTCCCAACGATGTGGTTTTCCGAATTACCGTTCCTGACGGCCGTCCAAATACAACAGGGCTGGGCGTATGAAAACAACGTCAATCTCTTGGCAGCAGGCGCTAGCTATCCGCAAGTTGGCAGTACCGGTACGGGAGTGTATGCCGGCAGACGTGGACGAATCGTTTCCATCATGAGTCACACTGCGGATAT ACAGCTATTTGTGGGTAAAGTTCCTAAGATTGATGCGACGGACGAAGTCGTGATGCGACAACCCGTCAACAAAAACACCCCAGAAGAGATGACCAGTCTCAACCTGAAACGTGATCAAATTGATGGCTACGAAACTAGCAGCCTTCCCCTCACTAGTAATGATGAATATACCAAAAAGCTTTGTCAGAAGGATTTATGCTGCGAATTCACCCTAAATTACACTGTTATCCTACCGACAGATCCTGACGCG CAATACTACAGCTACAGACTGGCAGTGCACGATGGTAATCGTACCTTCGATGGACATGCCGATGGAATCATCACGACCTGTAGCGTTTTGGCATGCACCGGAGAACGGCTCGCAACCTGCGGGATACGGTTCTCCAACAGCTCCCCAGTTAAAAACGCGGTCCAGTTCAACTCAATCGCAATCAGCGGAGACTTCCCCGGGGGTAAAGATGTATTCCTGGTTCCATCCAATCTTGACACCAGTATCCTACCATTGGAAGTGACCGAGTTCGATTATAGGCATCGGCTATC TGATTCACACAACTACGTCCAATACAATCTTACGAATCCACGATCCGACCTGTTGACGTTCGCCATCTGGGGTCGGAAATTCGTGCAAAGCGATGCCGGAGCTAGATGGGCTAATGGCATGTTAGTAATGTTTGCTACTATTTTTACCGTTTTGGCTAGGTGGATCTAA